Proteins encoded by one window of Thermococcus sp. Bubb.Bath:
- a CDS encoding ABC transporter ATP-binding protein, with amino-acid sequence MPEPIIEVKNLRVYFYTYAGVVKAIENVSFDIYRGETLALVGETGCGKSVTSRAITQLIESPGRIVSGQVIYHRDDGSTVDLLKLNEEKIREIRGNEIAYIFQDPHSSLDPLYTVGYQIGEAMEVHGKVKNIKEGIGRAVNILKEVLIPDPKNRVKNYPHELSGGMKQRVVIGIGVSNNPRLLIADEPTTALDVTVQAQILELLNELKRKYNATVLLITHNLGVVAETAQRVVVMYAGKVVEIGSIDQIFHNPLHPYTVALLRAVPNPLKRIDRLESIPGTVPNLITPPKGCRFHPRCPYATEICRRKEPELKEIEPGHFVACHQY; translated from the coding sequence ATGCCTGAACCCATCATAGAGGTCAAGAACCTTCGCGTTTATTTTTACACTTACGCAGGCGTTGTAAAGGCCATCGAAAACGTCTCCTTCGACATCTACCGTGGTGAGACCCTCGCCTTGGTGGGTGAAACCGGCTGTGGAAAGAGTGTGACCTCCAGAGCGATAACCCAGCTTATAGAAAGCCCTGGAAGGATAGTAAGTGGCCAAGTTATATACCACCGTGACGATGGCTCCACCGTTGACCTCCTTAAACTAAACGAGGAGAAAATCAGAGAGATTAGAGGAAATGAGATAGCGTACATTTTCCAGGATCCTCATTCTTCCCTCGATCCCCTTTACACCGTTGGGTACCAGATAGGGGAGGCAATGGAAGTCCACGGAAAGGTGAAGAACATAAAGGAGGGCATCGGTAGGGCCGTCAACATACTAAAGGAGGTTCTAATACCCGACCCAAAGAACAGGGTGAAGAACTACCCCCACGAGCTCTCTGGCGGCATGAAACAGCGTGTGGTCATAGGAATTGGAGTATCCAACAACCCCCGTCTCCTCATAGCGGATGAGCCAACGACTGCCCTAGACGTTACGGTTCAGGCTCAGATACTTGAGTTGCTAAACGAGCTCAAGAGAAAGTACAACGCCACAGTGCTCCTCATAACCCATAACTTAGGTGTCGTCGCCGAGACTGCACAGCGCGTCGTCGTTATGTACGCGGGAAAGGTTGTTGAGATAGGCTCGATAGACCAGATCTTCCACAACCCACTCCACCCTTACACGGTCGCCCTCCTGCGGGCGGTTCCCAACCCGTTGAAGAGGATAGATCGGCTTGAGAGCATACCCGGAACCGTGCCCAACCTAATAACACCCCCAAAGGGATGCCGCTTCCACCCAAGGTGCCCGTACGCTACAGAAATCTGCCGGAGAAAAGAACCCGAACTCAAGGAAATTGAGCCCGGCCACTTTGTGGCCTGCCACCAGTACTGA
- a CDS encoding dephospho-CoA kinase: MIVIVSGMPGSGKSRIVEEFERRGFPSVSLGDIVREETVKRGLELSKENVAKVSIRLRQEMGQNAVAKLAVEKVRELLAKARLVVIDGVRSLDEIGTFKGAFPDEQLVIVAVHTPPKIRFQRLKARGRHDDPHTWEDFEERDWKELRFGIGGVIAMADHMLVNNGSRENYERAVQKLVGEILSEL, from the coding sequence ATGATAGTCATAGTATCTGGAATGCCCGGTTCTGGAAAGAGCAGGATCGTTGAGGAGTTCGAGAGAAGGGGTTTTCCAAGCGTTTCTCTCGGGGACATCGTAAGGGAAGAAACGGTAAAGCGGGGCCTTGAGCTCAGCAAAGAGAACGTGGCAAAGGTAAGTATACGCCTGAGGCAGGAAATGGGCCAGAACGCAGTGGCGAAGCTCGCCGTTGAGAAGGTGAGGGAGCTTTTGGCAAAAGCCAGGCTCGTTGTGATAGACGGCGTGCGCTCTCTGGATGAGATAGGGACATTCAAGGGTGCATTCCCAGATGAGCAACTGGTGATAGTGGCAGTCCACACACCGCCTAAAATCCGTTTTCAGAGGCTCAAAGCCCGCGGCAGGCACGACGATCCTCATACATGGGAAGACTTCGAGGAGAGAGACTGGAAGGAGCTCCGCTTTGGAATCGGAGGCGTTATCGCGATGGCCGACCACATGCTTGTGAACAACGGCTCAAGAGAGAACTACGAAAGGGCCGTCCAAAAGCTGGTCGGTGAGATACTCTCCGAGCTTTGA
- a CDS encoding signal recognition particle protein Srp19 → MHKFVLWPNEIDARIPRKYGRLVPENVAVRAPSPSEIEDAALALGLKIIEKDPTKLNPRLAGLEEDYRSRGVMVIESPHGKGKTARLLSEKIRELRKRSEGRKSKRKKH, encoded by the coding sequence ATGCATAAGTTCGTGCTGTGGCCAAATGAGATCGATGCTAGGATTCCAAGAAAGTACGGGCGGCTGGTTCCAGAGAACGTGGCGGTAAGGGCACCATCCCCGAGTGAAATTGAGGACGCTGCCCTCGCTCTGGGCCTTAAAATCATTGAAAAAGACCCGACTAAGTTGAACCCTAGATTAGCGGGTCTGGAAGAGGACTACCGGAGCAGGGGTGTTATGGTGATAGAATCACCGCACGGAAAAGGCAAAACCGCTAGACTGCTCAGCGAGAAGATTCGAGAACTAAGAAAACGCTCGGAAGGAAGGAAATCCAAGCGGAAGAAGCACTGA
- a CDS encoding ABC transporter substrate-binding protein translates to MASKKMVLSVFIVFLMAFAVVASGCLGGGGSSSTTTSSPSATSSSSPSQSTTSSPSATSSPTTTTVSPTKVVQYVGDHLSNATVVETPNYVVIVGPEGSGAKVSNLPNKPAIVVSYKVNEKKTPTIQELMNESQGFGAINPAFLRDPNLDALIKVGREVTDIKIREAIYNALYIMANKEVPEIIIGDNKAARVSWNWVHDWYYNPVLAPRWDLVMEDKNAPSQAIGIGDYKNEPGTIVEATFGWPKSFDPAFDYETFGWAVYHNVGDTLVTYWKNETKEVSPDLAVAWAHNKNGTVWYFVIRGGVKAYDPKNNQLYPINATDVEFEFWRVLRAGYSVNWMLATYTNLSASYAMSENEFNKEAQNGLIAEYQGKEETVKSLNQLLQFFGYNGQTAGVYKLVLPHPYGGILSVLADPYLMVIPAKYMLGDKYEEAMKAADWGRKPDEWANYVQKGSDDPIHKMLQDNMIGVFTGPFYIKEGKENSYLVLERNPYYWNASIWSKLESENPGLVTTKRVIYVLSKDPQTRISLFQKGVADIAAVPLTRLNAVQNLKIGNFESRIDTVVTPDMVFVVLNAAKEPFNNELVREALAWATPYNKIYQAVYNGYMVPNYGPIPVGWLGYTTCCVNKYSFNLNKALQLLKQSGINPSDYSITIYYNSGNTERQDMATLLQNTWGQLGFKVTVTALSWPTLLQKTGSGDFQVYIVGWAPDFLDPDDYIGPFLQSAVVFDSLNYEVIS, encoded by the coding sequence ATGGCATCCAAAAAAATGGTGTTGTCTGTTTTTATTGTATTTTTAATGGCCTTTGCAGTAGTGGCCAGCGGCTGTCTTGGAGGCGGTGGAAGCTCAAGCACCACAACTTCAAGCCCAAGTGCAACCTCCAGCTCAAGCCCGAGTCAGAGCACAACTTCAAGCCCAAGTGCAACTTCAAGCCCAACAACGACTACAGTTTCACCCACTAAAGTGGTTCAATACGTTGGGGACCATCTGTCCAACGCTACCGTTGTTGAGACTCCCAACTACGTTGTAATAGTCGGCCCCGAGGGGAGTGGTGCTAAAGTCAGCAACCTCCCGAACAAGCCCGCCATAGTCGTTTCATACAAGGTCAATGAGAAAAAGACCCCAACTATACAAGAGCTCATGAACGAGAGCCAGGGATTCGGTGCAATAAACCCTGCCTTCCTACGTGATCCCAACCTTGACGCCCTTATCAAGGTCGGCAGGGAAGTAACCGATATCAAGATCAGGGAGGCCATCTACAACGCCCTGTACATAATGGCCAACAAGGAAGTTCCCGAGATTATCATCGGCGATAACAAGGCCGCACGCGTCTCGTGGAACTGGGTTCACGACTGGTATTACAACCCGGTCCTCGCCCCACGCTGGGATCTCGTCATGGAGGATAAGAATGCTCCTTCCCAGGCCATTGGAATAGGCGACTATAAGAACGAACCTGGAACGATAGTTGAGGCAACCTTTGGATGGCCGAAGTCCTTCGACCCGGCCTTCGACTACGAGACCTTCGGATGGGCCGTATACCACAACGTTGGTGACACCCTCGTTACATACTGGAAGAACGAGACCAAAGAGGTCTCACCGGATCTGGCTGTTGCTTGGGCACACAACAAGAACGGTACAGTCTGGTACTTCGTCATAAGGGGTGGTGTCAAGGCCTATGATCCGAAGAACAACCAGCTCTATCCGATAAACGCAACCGACGTTGAATTTGAGTTCTGGCGCGTCCTCAGGGCAGGATACTCTGTCAACTGGATGCTCGCCACTTACACTAACCTCAGCGCAAGCTACGCTATGAGTGAGAACGAGTTTAACAAAGAGGCTCAGAACGGCCTCATAGCGGAGTACCAGGGCAAGGAGGAAACAGTTAAGAGCCTTAACCAGCTCCTCCAGTTCTTCGGCTACAACGGTCAGACCGCAGGAGTTTACAAGCTCGTCCTCCCGCACCCGTACGGCGGTATATTGAGCGTTCTCGCTGACCCCTACCTTATGGTAATCCCAGCCAAGTACATGCTCGGCGACAAGTACGAGGAAGCCATGAAGGCCGCAGACTGGGGTAGAAAGCCTGACGAATGGGCTAACTACGTTCAGAAGGGCTCCGACGACCCGATACACAAGATGCTCCAGGACAACATGATAGGGGTCTTCACTGGACCATTCTACATCAAGGAAGGAAAGGAGAACAGCTACCTCGTCCTTGAAAGGAACCCCTATTACTGGAACGCCAGCATATGGAGCAAGCTTGAGAGCGAAAACCCGGGCCTCGTTACGACAAAGAGGGTAATTTACGTCCTCTCCAAAGACCCGCAGACGAGGATAAGCCTGTTCCAGAAGGGCGTTGCAGACATTGCGGCCGTTCCACTCACGAGACTTAATGCCGTCCAGAACCTCAAAATAGGAAACTTCGAGTCAAGGATAGATACCGTCGTGACCCCAGATATGGTCTTCGTTGTCCTCAACGCTGCAAAAGAGCCTTTCAACAACGAGCTTGTAAGGGAAGCCCTGGCATGGGCAACACCCTATAACAAGATCTACCAGGCCGTTTACAACGGATACATGGTTCCGAACTACGGCCCGATACCGGTTGGATGGCTCGGTTACACCACCTGCTGCGTGAACAAGTACTCCTTCAACCTGAACAAGGCCCTCCAGCTCCTCAAACAGTCCGGAATAAACCCAAGTGACTACAGCATAACTATCTACTACAACAGCGGCAACACGGAGCGCCAGGATATGGCGACTCTCCTGCAGAACACCTGGGGCCAGCTCGGCTTCAAGGTTACTGTAACCGCACTCTCATGGCCAACGCTCCTGCAGAAGACGGGTAGCGGCGACTTCCAGGTTTACATCGTCGGATGGGCACCGGACTTCCTCGACCCGGACGACTACATAGGGCCGTTCCTGCAGAGTGCCGTTGTATTTGACAGCCTCAACTATGAGGTTATAAGCTGA
- a CDS encoding ABC transporter ATP-binding protein translates to MEPILKVEGLRKHFPVRSLLRTIGWVKAVDGIDFEIYPGETFGLVGESGCGKTTTGRTILRLIEPTSGSIIFNGRDVTQLKGKDMLWFRKHAQIMFQDPYSSLDPRQTVFNTIMEPVKFHGIPVDDPEDFVIRLLESVGLNEMHLYRYPHEFSGGQRQRIALAKILALRPDFVVLDEPTSALDVSVQANILNTLKDLQKKYGFSYLFISHDLGVVKYMSHRMGVMYLGKLVEVGPAERIFENPLHPYTQMLLSAIPIPDPELARQKKKMEIKGEPPSPINPPQGCRFHPRCPLAKAGLCDKREPPLVEVEKNHYVACWLYEKS, encoded by the coding sequence ATGGAACCGATACTCAAAGTTGAAGGTCTGAGGAAGCACTTCCCGGTTAGGAGCCTCCTGAGAACAATCGGATGGGTCAAGGCAGTAGATGGAATCGACTTTGAGATTTACCCGGGTGAGACGTTCGGACTGGTTGGGGAAAGTGGCTGTGGAAAGACGACCACAGGGAGGACCATACTTCGCCTCATAGAACCAACCTCCGGGAGTATCATCTTCAACGGGAGGGACGTTACCCAATTAAAGGGCAAGGATATGCTCTGGTTCAGGAAACACGCTCAGATAATGTTTCAGGACCCGTACTCCTCGCTCGATCCCAGGCAGACAGTCTTCAACACCATAATGGAACCCGTTAAGTTCCACGGCATCCCCGTTGACGACCCTGAGGATTTCGTGATAAGGCTCCTTGAGAGCGTCGGGCTGAACGAGATGCATCTCTACAGGTACCCCCATGAGTTCTCAGGTGGGCAAAGACAGAGGATAGCACTGGCGAAGATACTTGCTTTGAGGCCAGATTTCGTCGTTCTGGATGAGCCGACATCGGCGCTGGACGTTTCGGTTCAGGCCAACATCCTCAACACACTCAAAGACCTTCAAAAGAAGTACGGCTTCTCCTACCTCTTCATCAGCCACGACCTGGGCGTCGTCAAGTACATGAGCCACAGAATGGGCGTTATGTACCTAGGGAAGCTCGTGGAGGTGGGGCCAGCGGAGAGGATATTTGAAAATCCACTTCACCCATACACCCAGATGCTGCTCTCTGCCATACCCATTCCAGACCCCGAGCTCGCCAGACAGAAGAAAAAGATGGAGATTAAAGGTGAGCCTCCGAGCCCCATCAATCCCCCCCAGGGTTGCCGCTTCCACCCAAGGTGTCCACTTGCTAAGGCTGGTCTCTGTGATAAGAGGGAACCCCCACTCGTGGAGGTCGAAAAGAACCACTACGTTGCCTGCTGGCTGTACGAAAAGTCCTGA
- a CDS encoding ABC transporter permease — protein sequence MPEKKVEEYEEAEEYEMSILDRLSDSLIDALASFIELFRKGWKKRSQSKIKEWKLMAYAINRSPPTLLGVVIVIAYIFIGIFGPYLAPWQYDFEPILYNSTTRLAHPGATAFLNVTEIENWHVIQYTTTIHYPLGADTLGRDILSILLAGARVALVLDVFIILIGPTIGIILGLISGYYGGKVDETIMRITDMFLAFPGLILAIALSAVLPGRIQSFLNHHHWFQVIVLKLFALSPRDVNNLGALLSVFVALIIVWWPGYARITRGSTLTEKENLYVEAARAIGLPTRTILFRHILPNIIGPILVMITMDFGNVILTEAGLSFLGLGAVPPIPDWGNLINQGASYFPQAWWLVAFPGIVIVTVVLGWNLLGDGLRDVLDPKTRRSLEFKVKKKAGGEKNA from the coding sequence ATGCCGGAGAAGAAGGTTGAGGAGTACGAAGAAGCCGAAGAGTACGAGATGAGCATTCTCGATAGGCTTAGCGATAGCCTCATAGACGCCCTTGCTTCATTCATAGAGCTCTTCAGAAAGGGTTGGAAAAAGAGAAGTCAGTCTAAAATAAAGGAATGGAAACTGATGGCATATGCCATAAACCGCTCGCCACCAACTTTGCTGGGTGTTGTGATAGTCATTGCCTACATATTCATTGGAATCTTTGGACCATATCTGGCTCCCTGGCAGTACGACTTTGAACCAATCCTCTACAACTCGACCACAAGGCTGGCCCACCCCGGAGCCACCGCCTTTCTGAACGTTACAGAGATTGAGAACTGGCACGTTATCCAGTACACCACAACCATACATTACCCCCTTGGGGCTGATACTCTGGGAAGGGACATTCTGAGCATCCTGCTGGCTGGGGCGAGGGTGGCTTTAGTACTTGACGTCTTTATCATCCTCATAGGTCCTACCATTGGGATAATACTGGGTCTCATCTCAGGCTACTACGGCGGCAAGGTGGACGAGACTATAATGCGCATAACCGATATGTTCCTCGCTTTCCCAGGGCTTATCCTGGCAATAGCGCTCTCGGCTGTTCTCCCGGGCAGGATACAGTCATTCCTGAACCACCACCACTGGTTCCAGGTCATCGTTCTCAAGCTGTTCGCCCTCAGTCCGCGGGACGTCAACAATCTGGGTGCGCTCCTCTCGGTGTTCGTTGCCCTGATAATCGTCTGGTGGCCAGGATATGCGAGGATAACCCGTGGCTCAACGCTCACCGAAAAGGAGAACCTCTATGTTGAGGCCGCAAGGGCAATAGGCCTGCCCACGAGGACAATCCTATTCAGGCACATCCTTCCAAACATCATAGGCCCGATACTGGTAATGATAACCATGGACTTCGGAAACGTTATCCTGACGGAGGCTGGTTTGAGTTTCCTTGGCCTCGGTGCCGTTCCACCGATACCAGACTGGGGTAACCTCATAAATCAGGGGGCCAGTTACTTCCCGCAGGCATGGTGGCTGGTGGCCTTCCCGGGAATAGTCATAGTCACCGTCGTCCTCGGATGGAACCTACTCGGAGATGGACTTAGAGACGTTCTCGATCCAAAAACCAGGAGAAGCCTTGAGTTCAAGGTTAAGAAGAAGGCTGGAGGTGAGAAGAATGCCTGA
- a CDS encoding ABC transporter permease has protein sequence MAGLGKFLVRRGLTFIPTLIGVTLIVFIIAYVIPANPVRAWAGGEKASQAAIEMIKKEYHLDQPWYDQYWFLLKGLFTNKLLDPLNQEPVFSNIGNRFVVTFQLALFAFFFVVLIGLPLGIISALKRNSATDMALRILALIFISTPIYVIAYLFIWLFFLHWSMTTLAGIPPGPPHAITHIPVIDALLTLDWGNFVQQVQRFWLPGFTLGIAAAGVLMRFTRNSFLEAYGRDSTLFLKAKGVPKSRLYRHVLKNALVPVITILALQFGGLLAGTPITETIFNLPGIGLYALNAIEYLDFPALIGVTFLYAIVFVTANLIADVLYAIVDPRVRF, from the coding sequence GTGGCAGGACTGGGAAAGTTCCTCGTTAGAAGGGGTCTAACCTTCATCCCCACACTCATAGGTGTTACGCTCATAGTTTTTATTATAGCCTATGTTATTCCGGCCAACCCCGTAAGGGCATGGGCCGGCGGCGAGAAGGCCTCTCAAGCCGCGATTGAAATGATAAAGAAGGAATACCACCTGGATCAGCCATGGTACGACCAATACTGGTTCCTGCTAAAGGGGCTCTTTACCAATAAGCTCCTTGATCCGCTAAACCAAGAACCAGTTTTTAGCAATATTGGAAATCGTTTCGTTGTGACATTTCAACTGGCCCTGTTTGCGTTCTTTTTCGTCGTGCTCATCGGCCTTCCCTTGGGTATAATCTCCGCATTGAAAAGGAACAGCGCGACGGATATGGCCTTGAGGATACTGGCCCTCATCTTTATCTCAACTCCAATCTACGTTATAGCCTACCTCTTCATCTGGCTGTTCTTCCTGCACTGGAGCATGACGACCCTTGCCGGAATTCCACCAGGACCCCCTCACGCAATAACGCACATTCCGGTTATTGACGCCCTCCTGACACTGGACTGGGGGAACTTCGTACAGCAGGTTCAGAGATTCTGGCTACCAGGCTTCACACTGGGGATAGCTGCGGCAGGTGTCCTGATGAGGTTTACAAGAAACTCCTTCCTTGAAGCATACGGGAGGGACAGCACGCTTTTCCTCAAAGCAAAGGGGGTCCCAAAGAGCAGATTGTACCGCCATGTATTGAAAAACGCCCTCGTTCCAGTTATAACTATCCTGGCACTTCAGTTCGGCGGACTCCTTGCAGGGACTCCAATAACTGAAACTATTTTCAACCTCCCCGGGATAGGTCTCTATGCCCTGAACGCAATAGAGTACCTCGACTTCCCCGCTCTGATAGGGGTGACCTTCCTGTATGCAATAGTCTTCGTGACGGCCAACCTGATAGCTGACGTACTCTACGCCATAGTTGATCCAAGGGTAAGATTTTGA
- a CDS encoding ATP-dependent DNA helicase — protein sequence MKVDELPVDERVKRIIKERGIDELYPPQAEALKSGVLEGKNLVLAIPTASGKTLVSEIVMVNKLLTEGGKAVYLVPLKALAEEKYREFKEWEKLGIRVAATTGDYDSTDDWLGRYNIIVATAEKFDSLLRHGANWIKEVKLVVADEVHLIGSYDRGATLEMILTHMLGRAQILALSATVGNAEELAEWLDASLVVSDWRPVELRKGVFHLGQLFWEDGKTDRYPENWESLVVDAIKKEKQALVFVNTRRSAEKEAISLSSKISRLLTKPEKRALEELISSIEDNPTTEKLKRALRGGVAFHHAGLSRTERTLIEDAFRAKTIKAIVATPTLAAGVNTPAFRVIIRDTKRYAGFGWTDIPVLEIQQMMGRAGRPKYDKVGEAIIVARTEDPKKLIDKYIHGKPEKLFSMLANEQAFRSQVLALITNFGIENFGELVSFLSRTFYAHQKGDTASLEHKAKNIVYFLIENEFVDMDMEDSFMPLPFGKRTSQLYIDPLTAKKFRDAFPQLEKNPNPFGIFQLIASTPDMATLNARRREMEDYLDLAYEMEEYLYSNIPYYEDARFQGFLGQVKTAKVLLDWINEVPEPRIYETYNIDPGDLYRILELADWLMYSLIELYKLFEPNEDVLQYLRDLHLRLRHGVREELLELVKLPNIGRRRARALYSAGFRNVEAILKAKPRDLLQVEGIGLKILEGIYRHLGVEITAVDEPKQKKKGNLDDFLK from the coding sequence ATGAAGGTCGATGAACTTCCCGTTGACGAGAGAGTGAAGAGGATCATCAAGGAGCGGGGGATAGATGAACTCTACCCACCCCAGGCGGAGGCCCTTAAGAGCGGAGTTTTAGAGGGAAAAAACCTTGTCCTGGCCATTCCCACGGCGAGCGGAAAGACCCTGGTGAGCGAGATAGTTATGGTGAACAAGCTCTTGACTGAGGGTGGAAAGGCGGTCTACCTTGTCCCACTCAAGGCCCTTGCTGAGGAGAAGTACAGGGAGTTTAAAGAGTGGGAGAAGCTTGGAATAAGAGTGGCGGCGACCACTGGCGATTACGATTCAACCGACGACTGGCTCGGGAGGTACAACATCATCGTTGCAACGGCAGAGAAGTTCGACTCCCTGCTGAGGCACGGGGCGAACTGGATTAAAGAGGTCAAGTTAGTCGTCGCAGATGAAGTCCACCTCATCGGCTCCTACGATAGGGGAGCAACGCTGGAGATGATACTTACCCACATGCTAGGGAGGGCTCAGATTCTGGCTCTGAGCGCGACCGTCGGAAACGCGGAGGAGCTTGCGGAGTGGCTGGACGCCTCGCTGGTTGTAAGCGACTGGCGGCCAGTCGAGCTGAGGAAAGGTGTTTTCCACCTCGGCCAGCTCTTCTGGGAGGACGGCAAAACTGACCGCTATCCAGAGAACTGGGAGAGCCTTGTGGTGGACGCAATAAAGAAGGAAAAGCAGGCGCTGGTTTTCGTTAACACGCGCAGGTCCGCCGAGAAAGAGGCAATAAGCCTGTCATCAAAAATATCCCGCTTGTTAACAAAGCCCGAGAAGAGGGCACTTGAGGAACTGATTTCATCCATTGAGGACAACCCGACGACTGAGAAGCTCAAACGGGCTCTTAGAGGCGGTGTGGCCTTCCATCACGCAGGACTGAGCAGGACGGAGAGGACGCTGATAGAGGATGCATTCCGGGCCAAAACGATAAAAGCCATCGTAGCTACCCCTACACTCGCCGCTGGCGTGAATACCCCCGCTTTTCGCGTGATAATCCGCGATACGAAGAGATACGCCGGCTTCGGCTGGACTGACATCCCAGTTCTTGAGATACAGCAGATGATGGGAAGGGCGGGAAGGCCGAAGTACGATAAGGTTGGAGAGGCCATCATCGTTGCGAGAACTGAAGACCCCAAAAAGCTCATCGACAAGTACATCCATGGAAAGCCAGAGAAGCTGTTTTCGATGCTTGCCAACGAGCAGGCGTTCAGGAGCCAGGTTTTAGCCTTGATTACAAACTTCGGCATTGAGAACTTTGGGGAGCTTGTTAGCTTTCTCTCAAGGACTTTCTACGCCCACCAGAAGGGTGACACGGCCTCCTTAGAGCACAAAGCCAAAAACATCGTCTATTTCCTGATCGAGAACGAGTTCGTTGACATGGACATGGAGGACAGCTTCATGCCGCTCCCCTTCGGAAAGAGGACCTCCCAGCTCTACATCGACCCCCTCACCGCCAAGAAGTTCAGGGACGCTTTTCCACAACTGGAGAAAAATCCCAACCCCTTCGGAATCTTCCAGCTAATCGCCTCAACCCCGGATATGGCCACCTTGAACGCCAGGAGGCGTGAGATGGAGGACTACCTCGATTTGGCCTACGAGATGGAGGAATACCTGTACTCGAACATCCCCTACTATGAGGACGCACGCTTTCAGGGCTTCCTCGGGCAGGTCAAGACCGCCAAAGTTCTCCTTGACTGGATAAACGAGGTTCCAGAACCGAGGATTTACGAGACCTACAACATAGACCCAGGGGACCTCTACAGAATCCTTGAGCTCGCCGACTGGTTGATGTACTCCCTCATAGAGCTCTACAAACTCTTCGAGCCGAATGAAGATGTCCTCCAGTACCTCCGCGACCTGCACCTCCGCCTGAGGCATGGTGTCCGCGAAGAGCTCCTTGAACTGGTGAAACTGCCAAACATCGGGAGAAGGAGGGCCAGGGCCCTCTACAGCGCTGGCTTCAGGAACGTTGAGGCAATTCTCAAAGCCAAGCCAAGAGACCTCCTCCAGGTCGAAGGCATTGGTCTGAAAATCCTGGAAGGGATTTACAGGCACCTTGGGGTTGAGATTACTGCCGTGGATGAGCCAAAGCAGAAGAAGAAAGGGAACCTGGACGACTTCCTCAAATAA
- a CDS encoding RNA-binding domain-containing protein gives MSELFEEVEVEAYVYPTEDIERVKKAMLNLIPDLEFEAFDKGDYVILAGKTKNRKALSRLYELFRGQAILDTARSFLEEGYFGEEIIIKVNKQAAYAGVVNFNEESPLGSITIIIRTKDPGRLMKWLAPRTKDGVPVE, from the coding sequence ATGAGCGAGCTGTTCGAGGAAGTGGAAGTCGAGGCTTACGTTTATCCCACGGAGGACATCGAGAGGGTAAAGAAGGCTATGCTGAACCTCATCCCCGATTTGGAGTTCGAGGCCTTCGATAAGGGAGACTACGTAATCCTGGCTGGCAAAACCAAGAACAGAAAAGCCCTGAGCAGACTTTACGAGCTCTTCCGCGGGCAGGCCATTCTTGACACCGCGCGCTCGTTCCTGGAGGAGGGCTACTTCGGCGAGGAGATAATCATAAAGGTGAACAAGCAGGCAGCCTACGCTGGAGTTGTGAACTTCAACGAGGAAAGTCCGCTCGGTTCGATAACAATAATCATAAGGACGAAGGATCCAGGGAGGCTAATGAAATGGCTTGCTCCGAGGACGAAGGACGGAGTGCCCGTGGAGTGA
- a CDS encoding Lrp/AsnC family transcriptional regulator has translation MVKSYVLLTIEIGKVESVIEALEQIPGVIRADAVTGPYDAIVYIEANDLGELTRKILHDIHNIDGVIDTTTAIVVEMEEE, from the coding sequence ATGGTTAAGTCCTACGTTTTGTTGACTATAGAGATTGGAAAGGTGGAGAGCGTTATAGAGGCCCTCGAGCAGATACCGGGAGTTATAAGGGCCGACGCAGTGACCGGGCCCTACGATGCCATAGTCTACATTGAGGCCAACGACCTCGGAGAACTGACTAGGAAGATACTCCACGACATCCACAACATCGACGGTGTTATCGACACCACGACAGCGATAGTCGTTGAAATGGAAGAAGAGTGA